The Caldilineales bacterium region TCCTGCTGCACCTCCAGCGGCGGAAGAGGGATTTGGAACTCACCCAGAGATTTCGCGTTGATACCGGCTTGACCCACCCAGCGCGTTGCGCGCTCCCCGAACAACCCTTTGCGCCAAGCACTGTGAAGGATGAGCGCAAGGAAACGAGGAACACACAAGTCTGGATTTGCGCGAATGCGGGTCATGTGATTCGAAAATCCGCCACGCAGTGGCGCTTCGATCAGACACGTCTTCCCAACCAGTTCCGCGCTGTTCGTGTTGTTGAAAAGAACGTCCCCAACCTCAAGGCTATAGTCCTCGCGCCCTTCATAGTCCTTTTCCGAAATGAACTTCATGCCTTCAGAAACGAACTGGCCGTCTTCATTGATGTTCATTGGGCGGACGTGAGGCACGCCAACCGTGTCCACAGACGACTGACCACTGGCAAAGCCTGCACGCAGGTCGAGTGCGACATCATTGATCGCTCGGAAAGGGAACTTGGTCAGCGCCACACCGTTCTCCCGATACCTCTCGCCACTCAAATTGTAGTCACCATTCGCCGCGATCTTCTCCTTTGGCACAACCAGCCCGAGCGCCGGCTGGAAGTCCTCCAGCGACTCCCGCGCCCGCAGGCGGCGCAGGTACTCGGCGATCTCGGCCCGGGCCTGCGGCAGGTCGTCCTTGTCGATGGGCCGCCGCTGCGCGCCCAGGCCGAAGCCGTCGTGCTCGACCTTGAAGAAGGCGATGCTGCCGGTCTGCTTTGCCAGCGCCTTGTCCAAGATGAGAATCGAGGTCTTGACGCCCGAGTAGGGGTTGAACACGCCCGCCGGCAGGGAGACGACGGCGACCAGGTGCTGCTCCACCAGCAACTTGCGAAGCTGCTTATACGCCGTCTGGCTCTGGAAGATGATCCCCTCGGGCACGATGATGCCGGCGCGGCCGGCCGGCGTCAGGTGCTCGGCCATGTAGTCCACGAAGAGCACCTCGCTGCGCTTGCTCTGCACCGAGAAGCGGTTGTGCGGCTTGATGCCGCCCTTGGGCGACATGAAGGGCGGGTTGGCCAGGATCACGTCGGCGTACTCGTTCCAGCGCTCCTGGCTGGTCAGCGTGTCGTACTCGTGGATGTGCGGGTCGCTGAAGCCGTGCAGGTACAGGTTGACCAGCGACAGGCGCACCATGTCGGGCGAGATGTCGTAGCCCTTGAAGTTGGCGGCCAGCCGGCCGCGCTCGTCGGGCGTCAACGTGCTGTGGCCGTCCTGGTCGGTGTTGGCCCGCAGGATGTGCTTGTAGGAGGAGATCAGGAAGCCGGCCGTGCCACAGGCCGGGTCGAGCACGGTCTCGGTCTTCTTGGGGTCCACGATCTCAACCATGAAGTCAATGATGTGGCGCGGGGTGCGGAACTGCCCGGCGTCGCCCTGGCTGCCCAGCACCGAGAGCAGGTACTCGAAGGCGTCGCCCAGCCGCTCCGAGTGGTCGTACTCGAACTCGTCGATGATCTTGAGAAAGGCGCGCAGGGTCTCCGGGTCGCGATAGGGTAGGTAGGCGTTCTTGAAGATGTCGCGGAACAGGGGCGGGATGCCAGGGTTCTCAGGCATCTTGGCGATGGCCTCGGCGTAGAGGTTCAGCGTCTCGAAGCCGCCCAGGCCGGAGCGCATGAGCCTGGCCCAGCCGTAGCGAGCGAACTCCCCGGCGAAGAAGGCCCGTGTGCCGCCCAGTTCTTCGCTC contains the following coding sequences:
- a CDS encoding N-6 DNA methylase; this encodes MLDTDTKRRIDTARDILVGKVPDPKSQVEQITIALIYKFMDDMDLESEELGGTRAFFAGEFARYGWARLMRSGLGGFETLNLYAEAIAKMPENPGIPPLFRDIFKNAYLPYRDPETLRAFLKIIDEFEYDHSERLGDAFEYLLSVLGSQGDAGQFRTPRHIIDFMVEIVDPKKTETVLDPACGTAGFLISSYKHILRANTDQDGHSTLTPDERGRLAANFKGYDISPDMVRLSLVNLYLHGFSDPHIHEYDTLTSQERWNEYADVILANPPFMSPKGGIKPHNRFSVQSKRSEVLFVDYMAEHLTPAGRAGIIVPEGIIFQSQTAYKQLRKLLVEQHLVAVVSLPAGVFNPYSGVKTSILILDKALAKQTGSIAFFKVEHDGFGLGAQRRPIDKDDLPQARAEIAEYLRRLRARESLEDFQPALGLVVPKEKIAANGDYNLSGERYRENGVALTKFPFRAINDVALDLRAGFASGQSSVDTVGVPHVRPMNINEDGQFVSEGMKFISEKDYEGREDYSLEVGDVLFNNTNSAELVGKTCLIEAPLRGGFSNHMTRIRANPDLCVPRFLALILHSAWRKGLFGERATRWVGQAGINAKSLGEFQIPLPPLEVQQ